From Drosophila virilis strain 15010-1051.87 chromosome X, Dvir_AGI_RSII-ME, whole genome shotgun sequence, the proteins below share one genomic window:
- the whe gene encoding merozoite surface protein 2, which translates to MFTAAAKRPGGGQGGPGGAQGGQQGGPQGGPQGGPQGGPQGGPQGGPPGGPSNSTSTTEAGDVSNTTEADAEASTDSTTSSE; encoded by the coding sequence CCGCTGCCAAACGTCCTGGAGGAGGTCAAGGAGGTCCTGGCGGTGCACAGGGTGGTCAGCAGGGAGGACCCCAAGGAGGACCGCAAGGAGGACCGCAAGGAGGACCCCAAGGAGGACCGCAAGGAGGTCCTCCAGGAGGTCCTTCCAACTCCACATCTACAACGGAAGCTGGCGATGTTTCCAACACAACAGAAGCTGATGCAGAGGCTTCTACGGATTCGACTACATCTTCCGAATAA